A part of Flavobacteriaceae bacterium GSB9 genomic DNA contains:
- a CDS encoding C40 family peptidase, with translation MAKQFVLILILMVSLNGCKSSKRAKTNHSIITKKDTDAPTDYKNEKTNSAEITTPAKPLSPSDYIINYAKQFEGVRYKWGGTTKSGMDCSGLVYESFKSYNIILPRTSKDMAKRGKKIALKKVLNGDLLFFKTGNRRNSINHVGIIVAIKNNDIEFIHATTSKGVIISRLNSPYWLDAFHEARRIL, from the coding sequence TTGGCAAAACAATTTGTTTTAATATTAATTTTAATGGTAAGCCTAAACGGCTGTAAATCTTCAAAGCGGGCAAAAACAAACCATAGCATAATCACCAAAAAAGACACCGATGCCCCGACTGATTATAAAAATGAAAAAACAAATTCTGCCGAAATCACAACTCCTGCCAAGCCACTATCCCCGTCTGATTACATTATAAACTATGCCAAACAATTTGAAGGCGTGCGCTATAAATGGGGTGGCACCACAAAATCTGGGATGGACTGTTCGGGTTTGGTTTACGAATCGTTTAAATCTTACAATATTATTCTGCCAAGAACATCAAAAGACATGGCTAAACGGGGTAAAAAAATAGCTCTAAAAAAAGTATTGAATGGCGATTTATTGTTTTTTAAAACCGGAAACCGCCGGAACTCCATTAATCATGTTGGCATTATTGTGGCCATTAAAAACAATGACATTGAGTTTATTCACGCCACCACTAGTAAAGGCGTTATTATATCGCGTTTGAACTCCCCCTATTGGCTGGATGCCTTTCACGAAGCAAGGCGTATTCTTTAG
- a CDS encoding carboxy terminal-processing peptidase — translation MKRNFKALLLLLLLGFASCSFTTKKFSNPDKDKLLVQIITFVLEQGHYDPVDFDDEFSEELFTDYIEVLDPVKRYFYESDYKDFEKFKMNIDDQLKATDITFFNVVHERLLKRIAEAKEIYRDVLSKPFDYTIDEEFDTDYEKSSFPKNKKEMKERWRKQLKFSTLSNYDDLMKQEKQAKENDASYVMKTEAEIEKEAREATLNSIDIYFNDSLEDLKREDWFAVYVNTIVEEFDPHTYYLAPKNKEDFDQRMSGKLEGIGARLQKRMDYIKVVELISGGPAWRSKELDVEDVILKVKQEDEEFPISIVGMRINDAIKYIKGPKGTKVTLTVKKVDGTIKDITITRDVVELVETYAKSSIVEKEGQKFGVINLPAFYVDFKDYKNVNAAKDVKEEIEHLKNEGMQGLVLDLRNNGGGSLPTVVDMAGLFIKDGPIVQVRSTGKAKEVLNDRDKSIVWDGPLVILVNEISASASEIMAAAMQDYKRAIIIGSKQTYGKGTVQNVINLNNMLRNNTSGDLGALALTTQKYYRINGGSVQLEGVKSDVKVPGRFSFIEVGEKDKDNPLPYDEIDAADYTPWENYFDYDATVEKSKQRMMNNEQLKLIEENAKWVKNKIDETVYSLNYKTYKAQIEANEEESKKFDAISDYQTNLTFDSTSFEKQLFTQDTTDLKEKRERWHESLSKDVYIEEALNVLEDLKMSYPIKNVAATKGAVKN, via the coding sequence ATGAAAAGGAATTTTAAGGCGCTGTTACTCTTATTGTTATTGGGTTTTGCATCCTGCAGTTTCACTACAAAAAAGTTCAGTAATCCAGATAAAGATAAGCTGCTCGTTCAAATTATAACCTTTGTTTTGGAGCAGGGGCATTATGACCCTGTTGACTTTGATGATGAGTTTTCAGAAGAATTGTTTACAGATTACATAGAAGTATTGGATCCTGTTAAAAGGTATTTTTATGAATCGGATTATAAGGATTTTGAAAAATTCAAAATGAACATTGATGATCAGTTAAAAGCTACAGATATTACATTTTTTAATGTTGTGCATGAGCGTTTGCTAAAACGTATCGCAGAAGCTAAGGAGATATACCGAGACGTGTTGTCGAAACCTTTTGACTATACCATAGATGAAGAGTTTGACACAGATTATGAAAAAAGCTCCTTTCCGAAGAACAAAAAGGAAATGAAAGAGCGTTGGAGAAAACAGCTTAAATTTTCCACACTTTCAAATTATGATGATTTAATGAAGCAGGAAAAGCAAGCTAAAGAAAATGATGCAAGCTATGTAATGAAAACCGAAGCGGAAATTGAAAAAGAAGCCAGAGAGGCCACGCTTAATTCAATCGATATTTATTTTAATGATAGTTTAGAGGATTTAAAACGCGAAGATTGGTTTGCGGTTTATGTAAATACCATTGTTGAAGAATTTGATCCCCATACCTATTATCTAGCACCAAAAAACAAAGAAGATTTCGATCAACGTATGTCTGGTAAACTAGAAGGTATTGGTGCAAGGCTCCAAAAGCGTATGGACTACATAAAAGTAGTTGAGCTTATTTCTGGTGGTCCGGCATGGCGCAGTAAAGAGCTGGATGTTGAAGATGTTATTTTAAAAGTAAAACAAGAAGACGAAGAGTTTCCTATTAGCATAGTAGGAATGCGTATAAACGATGCCATTAAATATATAAAAGGTCCAAAAGGGACCAAGGTTACACTTACCGTTAAAAAAGTTGACGGAACGATAAAAGATATTACCATTACCCGAGATGTGGTAGAGTTGGTCGAAACCTATGCTAAATCATCTATTGTAGAAAAAGAAGGGCAAAAATTTGGAGTCATCAATTTACCTGCCTTTTATGTAGATTTTAAAGATTATAAAAATGTAAATGCAGCCAAAGATGTAAAAGAAGAGATAGAGCATTTAAAAAATGAAGGCATGCAGGGCTTGGTTTTAGATTTACGAAACAATGGAGGAGGTTCGTTGCCTACGGTTGTTGATATGGCCGGTCTCTTTATAAAAGATGGCCCGATTGTGCAGGTACGCTCAACGGGTAAGGCAAAAGAAGTATTGAACGATCGTGATAAGTCTATTGTTTGGGATGGCCCCTTGGTTATATTGGTTAACGAAATTTCAGCATCTGCCTCCGAAATTATGGCGGCTGCAATGCAAGACTACAAACGCGCCATTATTATAGGAAGTAAGCAAACCTACGGAAAAGGTACCGTACAAAATGTGATTAACCTTAATAATATGTTGAGAAACAATACCAGTGGCGATTTAGGTGCTTTGGCCCTTACTACTCAAAAATATTACAGAATTAATGGTGGTTCGGTACAATTGGAAGGGGTTAAAAGTGATGTAAAAGTGCCAGGGCGTTTCAGTTTTATTGAGGTAGGTGAGAAAGATAAAGACAACCCGTTGCCATATGATGAAATTGATGCGGCAGATTATACGCCTTGGGAAAATTATTTTGATTACGATGCCACGGTCGAAAAAAGCAAACAGCGTATGATGAATAATGAACAGTTGAAGCTCATTGAAGAAAATGCTAAGTGGGTGAAAAATAAAATTGACGAAACAGTTTACTCGCTTAACTACAAAACCTATAAAGCTCAAATAGAGGCAAATGAAGAAGAATCGAAAAAGTTCGATGCAATTTCAGATTACCAAACCAATTTAACTTTCGATTCTACAAGTTTTGAAAAACAACTGTTCACTCAAGATACAACCGACTTAAAGGAAAAACGTGAGCGGTGGCATGAAAGCTTAAGCAAAGATGTTTACATTGAAGAAGCCTTAAATGTGCTTGAAGATTTAAAAATGTCGTATCCCATAAAAAATGTAGCAGCGACCAAAGGCGCTGTAAAAAATTAA
- a CDS encoding ComEC family competence protein, with the protein MLNFTIIKLTLCLILGVVIGHFADVSVQSALMAATLLLSILGLFYVLGRNRFKKTIWFGVFTFCTMVAIGVLTTSLHNQKHFKDHYSHQISSKTNEANIITFRVREVIKPNSFYNKYVVDILKVNDQKASGKCLLNIANDSLTTDFRVDAVYVCKTNFQDVYKPLNPNQFNYKNYLEKKYIYHQLVLNENEILKVNTNRHTLFGLADAVRSHINEKLKPFHFKPNELAIINALLLGQRQNISQDVYTSYANAGVIHILAVSGLHVGIILIILSYVFKPLERFKHGRLLKTILLVSILWAFAIIAGLSASITRAVTMFSIVAIALNLKRPTNIYNTLAISMFIILLYKPLFLFDVGFQLSYLAVFAIVSIDPFLYKLWQPKNKIINFYWHTLTVSVSAQIGILPLSLFYFHQFPGLFFVSNLLIVPFLGILLGMGILLILLAVLNILPQFFADFYGIAISGMNIVVDWVAKQETFLFKDISFNIWLVLAFYILVFTLFRWTVNKNASRLKYFLMGALCVQSAFIYTKLNKPSNEFIVFHKSRNSLLANVAHDKIRVFHDLDSVPISQIRSIKDYTIGNFINTIEEGSLRSVYELGERKLLIIDSMGIYNVTSFRPQFVLLRHSPKINLNRLIDSIQPKQIIADGSNYKTYVERWSKICKKRKLSFHQTGKNGAFIIRY; encoded by the coding sequence ATGCTCAATTTCACTATCATAAAACTCACACTTTGCCTTATTTTGGGTGTTGTTATTGGGCATTTCGCTGATGTTTCTGTACAAAGCGCCTTAATGGCCGCAACGCTTCTTTTAAGTATTTTAGGGTTATTTTATGTATTGGGTCGAAATCGGTTTAAAAAAACCATTTGGTTTGGAGTATTTACGTTTTGCACAATGGTTGCTATAGGTGTTTTAACAACAAGTCTGCACAACCAAAAGCACTTTAAAGACCATTATTCACATCAAATCTCAAGTAAAACTAACGAAGCCAACATAATCACCTTTAGGGTTCGCGAGGTTATAAAACCCAATAGTTTTTACAACAAATATGTTGTAGATATTTTAAAGGTAAACGACCAAAAAGCCTCTGGAAAATGTTTGTTGAACATTGCAAACGATTCACTCACAACAGATTTTAGAGTTGATGCCGTATACGTTTGTAAAACAAATTTTCAAGACGTTTACAAACCTTTAAACCCGAACCAATTCAATTACAAAAACTATTTAGAAAAAAAATACATTTACCACCAGTTAGTTTTAAACGAAAATGAAATACTTAAAGTTAACACAAATCGACATACGTTGTTTGGTTTAGCCGATGCCGTTAGAAGCCATATCAATGAAAAACTTAAACCATTTCATTTTAAACCAAACGAATTAGCCATTATCAATGCTCTTTTACTTGGTCAGCGGCAAAACATCAGTCAAGACGTTTATACCAGTTACGCTAATGCTGGCGTCATTCATATCCTTGCCGTTTCTGGGTTGCACGTCGGCATTATTCTAATCATTTTAAGCTACGTTTTTAAACCATTAGAACGCTTTAAGCATGGCAGACTCCTTAAAACAATTTTACTTGTAAGTATTTTGTGGGCATTTGCCATTATAGCAGGGTTGTCGGCTTCGATTACCCGAGCGGTTACCATGTTTAGCATTGTAGCTATTGCCCTTAACCTAAAACGCCCAACAAACATATACAATACCTTGGCCATATCAATGTTTATTATTTTACTTTATAAGCCATTGTTTTTGTTCGACGTTGGTTTTCAATTGAGTTATTTGGCCGTGTTTGCTATTGTTTCCATCGACCCATTTTTGTACAAACTTTGGCAGCCTAAAAATAAAATAATCAATTTTTATTGGCATACACTAACGGTGTCTGTATCGGCTCAAATTGGAATCCTGCCCTTAAGCTTATTTTATTTTCACCAGTTTCCTGGGCTATTCTTTGTTTCAAATTTATTAATCGTTCCGTTTTTAGGCATTCTTTTAGGCATGGGCATACTACTTATTTTATTAGCTGTATTAAATATACTACCCCAATTTTTTGCTGATTTTTACGGAATTGCCATCAGCGGAATGAACATTGTTGTAGATTGGGTTGCTAAACAGGAGACTTTCTTATTTAAGGACATTTCCTTTAACATCTGGCTCGTTTTGGCGTTTTACATTCTTGTTTTTACTCTTTTTAGGTGGACCGTCAACAAAAACGCATCCCGTTTAAAATATTTTTTAATGGGTGCTTTATGCGTTCAAAGTGCTTTTATTTATACAAAATTGAATAAACCCTCAAATGAATTTATTGTGTTTCACAAAAGTAGAAATAGTCTGTTGGCAAACGTAGCACACGATAAAATTCGGGTTTTTCATGATTTAGATAGTGTTCCCATTTCCCAAATAAGAAGCATTAAAGATTATACCATTGGAAACTTCATTAACACTATTGAGGAAGGCTCACTGCGTTCGGTGTATGAACTTGGCGAAAGGAAACTGTTAATTATTGATAGCATGGGTATTTACAACGTTACATCCTTTAGGCCTCAATTTGTTTTATTAAGGCACTCCCCAAAAATAAACCTAAACCGTTTAATTGATTCTATTCAGCCAAAACAAATAATTGCAGACGGAAGCAATTACAAAACTTATGTTGAGCGCTGGTCTAAAATCTGCAAAAAAAGAAAGCTCTCTTTCCACCAAACCGGTAAAAACGGAGCTTTTATAATTCGTTATTAA
- a CDS encoding ABC transporter permease, whose amino-acid sequence MVKSASLKHLALQKFKTNFWGAFSFFFIVLVGVVSVFAYVFAPDNSQYANQMHLSIHSKNPGFSVTILTMPLKFEDGQSFFDKMFFGKKNASTEVPISDYSIENNTLTYTEYAADGLQGAEKSVALSNFPENSVRDYISEKKFLLGTDKYGRDLLSRVLVGARISFFIGFVAVFISLVIGVLMGSLAGYFGGKLDTVIMWLINVTWSIPTLLLVIAITLALGKGFWQVFIAVGLTMWVEVARVVRGQIISVKEMQYVTAAKALGYTDFRIITKHILPNIMAPVIVISAANFAAAILIESGLSFLGIGAQPPMASWGAMIKDHYNYIILGKPYLAVIPGLCIMSLVMAFMLIGNALRDALDVKG is encoded by the coding sequence ATGGTTAAATCTGCCTCACTAAAACATTTGGCGCTCCAAAAGTTTAAAACAAACTTTTGGGGCGCTTTCAGTTTCTTTTTTATTGTGTTGGTGGGTGTTGTTTCTGTATTTGCTTACGTATTTGCGCCAGATAATTCCCAGTACGCCAATCAAATGCATTTGTCAATACATTCGAAAAATCCAGGTTTTAGCGTTACAATCTTAACCATGCCGTTAAAGTTTGAAGATGGGCAGTCTTTTTTTGATAAAATGTTCTTCGGAAAGAAAAATGCCTCTACCGAGGTTCCCATTTCAGATTATAGTATAGAGAACAACACATTGACCTATACTGAATATGCTGCCGATGGTCTGCAAGGGGCAGAAAAGAGCGTAGCATTGTCTAATTTTCCTGAGAACTCGGTTAGAGATTATATATCGGAAAAAAAGTTTTTGTTGGGAACCGATAAATATGGTCGCGATTTGTTGAGCCGTGTTTTAGTGGGTGCCCGAATATCTTTTTTTATAGGTTTTGTGGCGGTTTTTATTTCTTTGGTAATTGGTGTTTTAATGGGGAGCCTAGCGGGATATTTCGGTGGGAAGTTAGATACTGTGATTATGTGGCTTATTAATGTTACTTGGTCTATTCCTACCTTGCTTTTGGTTATTGCTATTACTTTGGCTTTGGGTAAAGGGTTTTGGCAGGTTTTTATAGCTGTGGGTTTAACCATGTGGGTTGAGGTGGCACGGGTGGTACGTGGTCAAATAATAAGCGTTAAAGAGATGCAGTATGTTACGGCTGCAAAAGCTTTGGGCTATACCGATTTTAGGATTATCACCAAACACATTCTGCCCAATATTATGGCTCCTGTAATTGTAATTTCGGCAGCGAACTTCGCGGCGGCTATTTTAATAGAAAGTGGATTAAGCTTTTTAGGAATTGGCGCACAACCACCCATGGCCAGTTGGGGGGCGATGATAAAGGACCACTACAACTATATTATTTTGGGAAAACCGTATTTAGCTGTTATTCCAGGACTTTGTATTATGAGTTTGGTAATGGCCTTTATGCTTATTGGTAACGCCCTTAGGGATGCTTTGGATGTGAAAGGGTGA
- the surE gene encoding 5'/3'-nucleotidase SurE produces MTKKPLILVTNDDGINAPGVRTLISIMNTLGDVVVVAPDSPQSGMGHAITLNSTLFAEEIRLDDGPQKEYSCSGTPADCVKIAIREILDRTPDLCVSGINHGSNSSINVIYSGTMSAAIEAGIEGIPAIGFSLLDYGWNANFEASKPYVKTIAQQVLKNGLPKGIVLNVNIPNLSKENIKGIKVCRQAKANWVEEFDKRQTPNGKDYYWLTGKFVNLDGGEDTDEWALENGYISLVPSQFDLTAHHFIKEINAWNLK; encoded by the coding sequence ATGACAAAAAAACCACTTATTCTAGTTACCAATGATGATGGGATTAATGCGCCTGGCGTAAGGACTTTAATTAGCATTATGAACACCCTTGGAGATGTGGTGGTAGTTGCCCCCGATAGCCCACAAAGCGGCATGGGCCATGCCATAACCTTAAATTCAACACTTTTTGCCGAAGAAATTCGCCTCGACGATGGCCCACAAAAAGAATACAGTTGTTCTGGCACTCCGGCCGATTGCGTAAAAATTGCTATTAGGGAAATTCTGGACAGGACACCTGATCTTTGTGTTTCAGGAATCAACCATGGCTCAAACTCGTCGATTAATGTCATATATTCTGGCACTATGAGCGCAGCCATTGAAGCAGGTATTGAAGGGATTCCCGCCATAGGTTTTTCACTTTTGGATTATGGATGGAACGCCAACTTTGAAGCTTCAAAACCTTACGTAAAAACCATTGCCCAGCAGGTATTAAAAAACGGGCTCCCCAAAGGCATTGTCCTTAATGTCAACATTCCAAACCTATCAAAAGAAAACATTAAGGGCATCAAAGTTTGCCGCCAGGCCAAAGCCAATTGGGTTGAAGAATTCGACAAACGCCAGACCCCCAATGGAAAAGATTATTATTGGCTCACCGGTAAATTTGTTAATTTAGATGGTGGCGAAGACACAGATGAATGGGCCTTAGAAAATGGTTATATTTCGTTGGTGCCCTCTCAATTTGATTTAACGGCACATCATTTTATAAAGGAAATAAATGCTTGGAACTTAAAATAA
- the lpxB gene encoding lipid-A-disaccharide synthase: protein MKYYIIAGEASGDLHGSNLMKGLLKLDTNANIRFWGGDLMAKVGGTLVKHYKERAFMGFVEVITNLNKIFKDIDFCKTDIQNFNPDVIVFIDNSGFNLRIAKWAKAAGFTTNYYISPQVWASRASRIKAIKRDIDAMYVILPFVKPFYKKYGYDVTFVGHPLIDAIANRHQVGEFKFREEHQLGKKPIIALLPGSRKQEITKMLSVMLGMVDKYPDYQFVIAGAPSQDFSFYEEFIKSKNVKFIDNQTYDLLSISTAALVTSGTATLETALFKVPQVVCYKGSAISYHIAKRIITLKFISLVNLVMDREVVTELIQNDFNKKRLKAELDKILDTENRKKIFLDYYQLEKILGGRGASEKTAQLIYESIKS from the coding sequence ATGAAATATTACATAATAGCGGGAGAAGCTTCTGGTGATTTGCACGGCTCGAATCTTATGAAAGGCTTGCTCAAATTAGACACCAATGCCAATATTAGGTTTTGGGGCGGCGACCTTATGGCCAAAGTAGGTGGCACTTTGGTAAAACACTACAAAGAACGCGCTTTTATGGGCTTTGTTGAAGTTATTACCAACCTCAACAAAATTTTTAAGGATATTGACTTCTGTAAAACAGACATACAAAATTTCAATCCAGATGTTATTGTTTTTATCGACAATTCAGGCTTTAATTTAAGAATAGCCAAATGGGCTAAAGCAGCTGGATTTACAACCAATTATTACATTTCACCACAAGTTTGGGCATCAAGAGCTAGTCGTATAAAAGCCATAAAGCGCGATATTGATGCCATGTACGTTATCTTACCTTTTGTAAAACCTTTTTACAAAAAATACGGCTACGATGTCACCTTTGTTGGTCACCCGCTAATTGATGCCATAGCTAACAGACATCAGGTAGGCGAGTTTAAATTTAGAGAAGAACACCAACTTGGAAAAAAACCCATTATAGCATTACTTCCCGGAAGTCGCAAACAAGAAATCACGAAGATGCTTTCTGTGATGTTGGGTATGGTTGACAAATATCCCGATTATCAATTTGTAATTGCTGGTGCGCCAAGCCAGGATTTCAGTTTTTACGAAGAGTTTATAAAATCCAAAAATGTAAAATTTATAGACAACCAAACCTACGACTTACTTAGCATTTCTACCGCAGCCTTAGTTACCTCTGGCACTGCAACGCTAGAAACTGCTCTATTTAAAGTACCTCAAGTGGTTTGTTATAAGGGGAGTGCCATCTCGTACCATATCGCTAAACGCATAATAACCTTGAAGTTTATATCGTTAGTGAACTTGGTAATGGATCGCGAAGTTGTAACAGAACTCATTCAAAATGATTTCAATAAAAAACGACTAAAAGCAGAACTTGATAAAATTTTAGATACGGAAAATCGAAAAAAAATCTTTTTGGATTATTACCAATTAGAAAAAATACTGGGTGGAAGAGGTGCGAGCGAAAAAACAGCCCAACTTATCTACGAATCCATAAAATCTTAA